The genomic region AGGACCGGACCGATTACCAGACCGTCTTTGCCCGCCATGCCGGGGCCGTCGCCGCGCCAACTGCCTCGCTGCATTTTGACGAACCGCTCCTGCGCGCGCTGGCGGCCAAGGGTGTCGACTTCACCGAAGTGACCCTGCATGTCGGCGCAGGCACCTTCCTGCCGGTGAAGGTGGAGGATGTGACCACCCACAAGATGCACGCCGAATGGGGCCGCGTCAGCGCCGCCGCCGCGGATGAGATCAACGCGACGAAGCGGGCAGGGGGCCGGATCATCCCTGTCGGCACCACAGCGCTGCGGCTGATTGAAAGTGCGGCCAGCCCGGACGGCACCCTGCACCCCTGGGAGGGTGAGACGGATATCTTCATCTATCCGGGCTACCGCTTTCGCATCACCGATGCGCTGATGACCAACTTTCACCTGCCGAAATCGACGCTGGTGATGCTGGTTGCGGCGCTGATGGGCGAGACGACGATCCGCAAGGTCTATGACCATGCCATCAATCAGGGCTACCGTTTCTTCTCATACGGCGACAGTTCGCTGCTGATTCCAGCCAAAGCCTGAGTCTGTTCCCTCTGACCCTGAAAGTCGCCCGATGCTGAAAGTTCTGTCCCATTCCTGGCCGCTTCTGATGGGCGTCATGCTGCTGATGGTCGGCAACGGCATTCAGGGCACGCTGCTGGGCATCCGCGGCAATCTGGAAGGGTTCACGACCTATCAGCTGTCCTATGTCATGGCGGCCTATTTCCTTGGGTTCCTCTTCGGGTCCTGGATCGCGCCAAAGATGATCCGCCGAGTCGGGCATGTGCGGGTGTTCGCAGCACTTGGGTCGCTGATCTCGGCGATCATCGTGATCTACCCGGTGTTCCCCGACTGGATGGCCTGGACAGCGCTGCGGGTGCTGGCGGGGTTCTGCTTTTCCGGCATCTACATCACGGCGGAAAGCTGGATCAACAACACCGCCAGCAATGACACCCGGGGTCAGGCGCTTTCCGCCTACATGATCGTGCAGATGCTGGGGATCATCGCAAGCCAGGCACTGATCAACGTGCCGGACCCGTCGGGCTTTGCGCTGTTCATCATCCCATCGGTGCTGGTGTCGCTGGCCTTCATGCCGATCCTGCTGGCGCCGGTTCCCGCCCCAGCCTTCGACAGCACGCGCCGGCTGCCCTTTACCGAGTTGTTCCGCATCTCGCCGCTTGGCTGTGTGGGGATGCTGCTGACCGGGGGCGTGTTCTCGGCGATGTTCGGCATGGCCTCGGTCTGGGGGGCGCAGGTCGGGCTTTCGGTGCGCGACATCTCGATCTTCGTGGGCGCGATGTATGTGGGAGGGCTGGTCCTGCAATACCCGATCGGGCTGGCGTCTGACCGGATGGACCGCCGGATGCTGATCACCGTTCTGTCGGCGGTGGCGGCGGCGGTGATGCTGATGGCGGCCTTTGTGGACTTGCCCTTTGCCGCGCTGATCGGGGTGGCCGTCCTGTTGGGTGGGATCACCAACCCGGTCTATGCGCTGCTGATCGCCTATACGAACGACTTCCTCCCGCGCGAGGAGATGGCCGCCGCATCGGCGGGGCTGATCTTCCTGAACGGGTTCGGCGCGATCTTTGGCCCCCTTGTCACCGGCTGGATGATGGAAACGGTTGGCCCCTCAGGCTTCTTCCTGTTCATCGGCGTGCTGTTCGTGCTGCTGTCGGCCTATGCCATGTGGCGGATGACCCGCCGCGCCGCACCCAGCGTCACGGGGGCCTTCCGCGGGGTCACCCCCACGGCCTCGCCACTGGCCGTTGGGGCCGTGCTCGACGAGGCTTCGGTCGAGGTTCAGGCCGCCCGTCCCTGACATCGGCGGTTGCAGGGCGGCGCATTCCCTGCAAGGCTTGACCGCAAAAGGGAGGGGCGCATGGCAGACCCGATGGAGGTTCTGGAGTTCTGGCTGCACGAGATCGGCCCCAAGGGCTGGTACGCCGGGGGGGACGCGATCGACACGGTCTGCCGTGACCGGTTCGGCGATCTGTGGCAGGCGGCCCATGACGGCGGGCTGGAGCATTGGGTTGATGGCACGGTCGGAACGCTGGCCTATCTGATCGTCACCGACCAGTTCCCCCGCAACATCCACCGTGACAGCCCGCTGGCCTTTGCCACCGACGCCCGGGCCCGCGATGCGGCTCGCAAGGCCGTGGCGATGGGCTGGGACATGAAGGCCCCGGAGCCCGAGCGGCAGTTCTTCTACATGCCTTTCGAACATTCCGAAGACCCGAAGGATCAGGAACTCTCGGTCGCCTATCTGACGGAACGCCTGTCGTCCGAGCCGGACAAGGCCTTGCACGCGCGCGCCCATCAAGAGGTGATCCGCCGCTATGGCCGCTTTCCAACCCGGAATGCCGCACTCGGCCGCGTCTCATCGCCCGAGGAGCAGGCCTATCTGGATACGGGCGGCTATGGCGCGCTGGTGGAACGCTTGAAGACCTGAAGCCATGCGTCAGGCGCATAGGCCTGTGGCGGCGCCTTTGTTGCTTGGGGTTCCAAATTGGTTTAAGGGCAAACTACTTTTTCGGCTAAGGGAAAAGAGTGGGGGAGGGAAGAATGGCAGGCCAGAGTTTCGACGTAGTTGTGATAGGTGCCGGACCGGGGGGCTATGTCGCGGCCATTCGTGCCAGCCAGCTGGGCCTGAAGGTCGCCATCATCGAGCGTGAGAATCTGGGCGGCATCTGCCTGAACTGGGGCTGCATCCCGACCAAGGCGATGCTCCGCAGTGCCGAAGTGTTCCACCTGATGCACCGCGCCAAGGAATTTGGCCTTGGCGCCACGGGGATCAGCTATGACCTGCCCGCCGTCGTCGCCCGCAGCCGTGGAGTGGCAAAGCAGCTGTCGGGCGGCATCGGCCATCTGATGAAGAAGAACAAGGTGACCGTGTTCATGGGCTCGGCGACCATCCCGGCAAAGGGGACCGTCAGCGTCAAGACTGACAAGGGCACGGAAACCCTGACGGCCAAGTCCATCGTCCTTGCCACCGGCGCGCGGGCCCGCGAACTGCCGGGGCTGGAGGCGGATGGCGATCTGGTCTGGTCCTACCGCCACGCCCTTGTGGCCAGCCGGATGCCGAAGAAATTGCTGGTCATCGGTTCCGGCGCGATTGGCATCGAATTTGCGTCCTTCTTCAACACCTTGGGTGCAGATACCACGGTGGTTGAGGTGATGGACCGCATCCTTCCCGTCGAAGATGCCGAAATCTCGGCCTTTGCGAAAAAGTCTTTCGTGAAGCAGGGCATGAAGATCATGGAAAAGGCCACGGTCAAGAAACTTGACCGCAAGCCGGGGCAGGGCGTCACCGCCCATATCGAGACTGGCGGCAAGACCGAGACGATGGAGTTTGATACCGTGATCTCGGCTGTCGGGATCGTCGGCAATGTCGAAGATCTTGGGCTTGAGGCCTTGGGCGTCAAGATCGACCGCACCCATGTGGTCACCGATGAATACTGCCGCACCGGGGTAGACGGGCTTTACGCCATCGGTGACATCGCGGGCGCGCCGTGGCTTGCGCACAAGGCCAGCCATGAAGGCGTGATGGTGGCCGAACTGATCGCGGGCAAGCACCCGCACCCGATCAAGCCGAATTCCATCGCCGGCTGCACCTATTGCCAGCCGCAGATCGCCTCCGTCGGCCTGACGGAGGAAAAGGCCAAGGCGGCGGGCTATACGCTGAAGGTCGGTCGCTTCCCCTTCATCGGCAACGGCAAGGCAATTGCTCTGGGCGAGGCGGAGGGGATGATCAAGACCATCTTCGACGCCAAGACGGGTGAGATGCTGGGTGCCCATATGGTCGGCGCGGAAGTCACCGAACTGATCCAGGGCTATGTCGTCGCCCGCGGGCTGGAGACGACCGAGGAAGACCTGATGAACACAGTCTTCCCGCACCCCACCCTGTCCGAGATGATGCACGAAGCCGTGCTGGATGCCTACGGCCGCGCGCTGCATATCTGATGCGCTATCTGAACCGGGTGGTGATGCAGCAGACCAGCCGCGACTGGATCCGCGCGCTGGGGCCGGAAAAGCTGGATGCGGCCGAGATTTCGGGGGAATGGGGCAAGGGCTATGGCTTTCGGTCCTACAAGACCTACCGCTACCCCGAGTTCGACCCCTGCGCCGCACCGTTCCGCGATGATGAGGGTCGGGTCATCAAGGTTGATCTGATTCTGGCCAATCAGGTCTGGGAACATGTCGACCGCCCCCATGCCGCGACGCGCAATGTCTGGAAGATGCTGCGCAAGGGTGGGTGGTTCTGGCTGGCCGTGCCGTTCTTCATCCCCTACCACGCGGTGCCGGTTGATTGCAGCCGCTGGACGGCACGCGGCCTGTGTAATCTGTTGGTTGAGGGTGGCTTTGACGAAGCCTCGATCCGCGCGGCGCAATGGGGCAACCGCGCTGCCGCCCTGCGCAACCTTGAAACCCCCTGGCCCCCGGAACTGCGGCCTGACGACGATCTGACCGATGATCCCGAGTTTCCCATCGTTGCCTGGGCGATGGGCCAGAAGGTCTAGATTGAAACCGTAGCCCGCGCCAAAGGCCCTGACGCCGCCACTGGCGCTTTGGCGCAGGACTGGCTACCAAACCGACATGCGCCCATTCCCCCCGATGATCCTTGTCCTGCTTCTCTGGTGCGCCGGCCTTGGGGCTGCGGCACAGTTCGGCAAGATCTCGATCCTCTACGAAACCCTGCGCGCCACCTATGGCGCGAATGGCGAGGTGGCGCTTGGCCTTGTCGTGTCCATCGTCGGCATGGTCGGGTTGATCTTCGGCACGACGGCGGGGCTTCTGGTCGCCCGCATCGGCCCGCGCCGGGCCATCGTGGCGGCCCTTGCCGCCGGGGCGGCGATGTCGGCGATCCAGGTGCTGATGCCGGTTTACCCGCTGATGCTGTTTTCCCGCATAGTCGAGGGGGCGTCACATCTGGCCATCGTGGTCGTTGGGCCAACAATGATTGCCACCTTGGCCCCCGAAAAGTCGCGCCCGCTGGCGATGACGCTGTGGTCCAGCTTCTTTGGTGTCACCTATGCCGCGCTTGCGCTGATCGGTCCCTATGCCACGCCGACGGGCCTGTTCCTTGGCCATGCCGCCTATATGGCCGTGTTGGCAGTGGTTCTGGCGCTGACTTTGCCGCCTGATCCAAAGGGTGCCCCGGCCCCCATGCGCAACCTGCTGGCGCAGCATGCCACCATCTATGCCTCACCCCGTCTGGCGGCCCCGGCGATGGGGTTTTGCTGCTACACTTTCCTTTACGTCGCGATCCTGACCCTGCTGCCGCCCGAAACCCCGCTGACCCACAGGGCGCTGATTGCTGCCGGGATGCCGCTGGCGTCGATCCTGGTGTCGCTGACACTGGGCGTCTGGCTCTTGCGGCGTATGTCGGCGGTGCGGTTGGTGCAAGCCGGGTATCTGGTGGCGATCCCGGGCTTTGTGATCCTATGGGCGTTCTGGGGCAATGGCGCGGGGATGATCCTTGGCGGCTTCTGGCTATCGGCGGCGCTTGGCATCGTTCAGGGGGCCAGCTTCGCGTCGATCCCCGAGCTGAACACCAGCGCCGATGACCGCGCCCGCGCCGCCGGGGCGGTGGCCCAGTTGGGCAACCTTGGGACAACGACGGGAACCCCGGTTCTGGCGGCCCTGCTGGCCGCGACGGGCCCCAGCGGACTGACCCTTGCGGCCACGCTGCTCTGCGCGCTTGGCATCTTGCTGCACGCCGTGCAGGCGCGGCGGCGCGGCGCTTTCACCATTTGACGAGCGTTCACTTTTCGTTCACAAAATCGGGTTGGAGACTCGGCCGCAACGCCCTATCTGTTGCGGCGGCATCCGGGGGTAAACCATGGCCGAACAGAAGTTCATCGAGGTGCGGGGTGCCCGCGAACATAACCTCAAGGGCGTGGATGTCAGCATTCCGCGCGACCAGCTGGTGGTGATCACCGGGCTGTCGGGGTCGGGCAAATCCAGTCTGGCGTTCGACACGATCTATGCCGAAGGCCAGCGCCGCTATGTCGAATCGCTGTCGGCCTATGCCCGCCAGTTCCTTGACATGATGGGCAAACCGGATGTCGACCACATCTCGGGCCTGTCGCCTGCGATCAGTATCGAACAGAAGACCACGTCGAAGAACCCGCGTTCCACCGTCGGCACGGTGACCGAGATTTACGACTACCTCCGCCTGCTGTTCGCGCGGGTGGGGACGCCCTATTCGCCAGCCACCGGCCTGCCGATCACCGCGATGCAGGTGCAGGACATGGTCGATGCCGTGATGGCGATGCCGGAAGGCACGCGCGCCTATCTGCTGGCCCCGATCATTCGCGACCGGAAGGGCGAGTATAAAAAGGAATTCCTCGACCTGCGCAAACAGGGTTTCCAGCGCGTCAAGGTCAACGGCACGTTTCACGAGCTTGAGGACCCGCCGACCCTGGACAAGAAGTTCCGCCACAACATCGACGTGGTGGTCGACCGGATCGTGGTGAAAGAGGGGATCGAGACGCGGCTGGCCGACAGTTTCCGCACCGCCCTGAACCTTGCCGACGGCATCGCGGTCATCGAACTCGCCGAAGCGAAAGAGGGCGAAGCGCCCGAACGTATCACCTATTCCGAAAAATTCGCCTGCCCAGTCAGTGGCTTCACCATCGCCGAGATTGAACCGCGTCTGTTTTCCTTCAACGCCCCCTTCGGTGCCTGCCCGGTCTGTGACGGGTTGGGGATGGAGCTGTTCTTCGACGAACGCCTTGTCGTGCCCGACCAGAACCTGACCCTGATGCAAGGGGCCATCGCGCCATGGTCCAAGTCGAAATCCCCCTACCTGACCCAGACGATGGAGGCCTTGTCCAAACACTATGGCTTCAACCTCAAGGCCAAGTGGAAAGACCTTCCCGACAGCGTGAAGGAGTTGTTCCTGCAAGGCTCCAAGGGCGAGGAAATCCAGTTCCGCTATGATGAAGGCGGCCGGGTCTATCAGGTCAAGCGCGTCTATGAGGGGATCATCCCCAACATGGAGCGCCGCTACCGCGAAACCGACAGCGCCTGGAGCCGTGAGGAGATGGAGCGGTATCAGGCCAACCGCGCCTGCGGGGCCTGTGGTGGCTACCGGCTGAAGCCAGAGGCTTTGGCGGTGAAGATCGCCAAACTGCACATCGGACAGGTGGTGCAGATGTCGATCACCGAAGCCTATGCCTGGATCGAAAGCGTGGCCGACACGCTGACCAAACAGCAGAACGAAATCGCCCGGGCGATCCTGAAGGAAATCCGCGAACGCCTTGGATTCCTTGTGAATGTCGGCCTCAACTACCTGACGATGAGCCGCGCTGCGGGCACGCTTTCGGGCGGGGAATCACAGCGCATTCGGCTGGCCAGCCAGATCGGCTCGGGGCTGACGGGCGTGCTTTATGTGCTGGACGAACCCTCCATCGGCCTGCACCAGCGCGACAATGACCGTTTGCTGACCACGCTCAAGAACCTGCGCGATGCCGGGAACACCGTGCTGGTGGTGGAACATGACGAGGACGCCATCCGTGAGGCGGATTATGTGTTCGACATGGGGCCGGGCGCAGGCGTGCATGGCGGCATGGTCGTCAGCCACGGAACCCCGGCGCAGGTGGCCGCCGACCCGGCCAGTCTGACCGGGCAGTACCTTTCTGGCGTGCGCGAAATTCCGGTGCCGAAAGTGCGCCGCAAGGGCAGTGGCAAGAAACTGACCGTTGTGGGTGCGACGGGCAACAACCTGAAGAACGTCACCTCCGAGTTTCCGCTGGGCATGTTTGTCTGCGTCACCGGCGTGTCTGGCGGCGGGAAGTCGTCCCTGACGATCGAGACCCTGTTCAAGACCGCCGCAAGCCGCCTGAACGGCGCACATGAAACGCCCGCGCCTTGCGAGACGATCAAGGGGTTTGAGCACCTCGACAAGGTGATCGACATCGACCAGCGCGCCATCGGGCGGACTCCGCGGTCGAACCCGGCCACCTACACGGGGGCCTTCACTCCGATCCGCGACTGGTTCGCCGGGTTGCCGGAATCCAAGGCCCGGGGCTATCAGCCGGGCCGCTTCAGCTTCAACGTCAAGGGCGGGCGGTGTGAGGCGTGTCAGGGCGATGGCGTCTTGAAGATCGAGATGAACTTCCTGCCCGATGTCTATGTGACCTGTGAGACCTGCAAGGGTCAG from Tabrizicola piscis harbors:
- the queA gene encoding tRNA preQ1(34) S-adenosylmethionine ribosyltransferase-isomerase QueA, producing MKLADFDFDLPETLIATRPARPRTHARLLLAEGDRISDRHVFDLQDILRPGDRLVLNNTKVIPARLFGTRQRGDAVAKVEITLLEPQPLGWRALAKPLRKVNLGEVIRFSDRLSASVAAKTETDLTLAFDLTGDDFDAALAEAGVMPLPPYIAAKRAADDQDRTDYQTVFARHAGAVAAPTASLHFDEPLLRALAAKGVDFTEVTLHVGAGTFLPVKVEDVTTHKMHAEWGRVSAAAADEINATKRAGGRIIPVGTTALRLIESAASPDGTLHPWEGETDIFIYPGYRFRITDALMTNFHLPKSTLVMLVAALMGETTIRKVYDHAINQGYRFFSYGDSSLLIPAKA
- a CDS encoding MFS transporter, yielding MLKVLSHSWPLLMGVMLLMVGNGIQGTLLGIRGNLEGFTTYQLSYVMAAYFLGFLFGSWIAPKMIRRVGHVRVFAALGSLISAIIVIYPVFPDWMAWTALRVLAGFCFSGIYITAESWINNTASNDTRGQALSAYMIVQMLGIIASQALINVPDPSGFALFIIPSVLVSLAFMPILLAPVPAPAFDSTRRLPFTELFRISPLGCVGMLLTGGVFSAMFGMASVWGAQVGLSVRDISIFVGAMYVGGLVLQYPIGLASDRMDRRMLITVLSAVAAAVMLMAAFVDLPFAALIGVAVLLGGITNPVYALLIAYTNDFLPREEMAAASAGLIFLNGFGAIFGPLVTGWMMETVGPSGFFLFIGVLFVLLSAYAMWRMTRRAAPSVTGAFRGVTPTASPLAVGAVLDEASVEVQAARP
- a CDS encoding DUF924 family protein; this encodes MADPMEVLEFWLHEIGPKGWYAGGDAIDTVCRDRFGDLWQAAHDGGLEHWVDGTVGTLAYLIVTDQFPRNIHRDSPLAFATDARARDAARKAVAMGWDMKAPEPERQFFYMPFEHSEDPKDQELSVAYLTERLSSEPDKALHARAHQEVIRRYGRFPTRNAALGRVSSPEEQAYLDTGGYGALVERLKT
- the lpdA gene encoding dihydrolipoyl dehydrogenase; its protein translation is MAGQSFDVVVIGAGPGGYVAAIRASQLGLKVAIIERENLGGICLNWGCIPTKAMLRSAEVFHLMHRAKEFGLGATGISYDLPAVVARSRGVAKQLSGGIGHLMKKNKVTVFMGSATIPAKGTVSVKTDKGTETLTAKSIVLATGARARELPGLEADGDLVWSYRHALVASRMPKKLLVIGSGAIGIEFASFFNTLGADTTVVEVMDRILPVEDAEISAFAKKSFVKQGMKIMEKATVKKLDRKPGQGVTAHIETGGKTETMEFDTVISAVGIVGNVEDLGLEALGVKIDRTHVVTDEYCRTGVDGLYAIGDIAGAPWLAHKASHEGVMVAELIAGKHPHPIKPNSIAGCTYCQPQIASVGLTEEKAKAAGYTLKVGRFPFIGNGKAIALGEAEGMIKTIFDAKTGEMLGAHMVGAEVTELIQGYVVARGLETTEEDLMNTVFPHPTLSEMMHEAVLDAYGRALHI
- a CDS encoding methyltransferase domain-containing protein, whose amino-acid sequence is MRYLNRVVMQQTSRDWIRALGPEKLDAAEISGEWGKGYGFRSYKTYRYPEFDPCAAPFRDDEGRVIKVDLILANQVWEHVDRPHAATRNVWKMLRKGGWFWLAVPFFIPYHAVPVDCSRWTARGLCNLLVEGGFDEASIRAAQWGNRAAALRNLETPWPPELRPDDDLTDDPEFPIVAWAMGQKV
- a CDS encoding MFS transporter: MRPFPPMILVLLLWCAGLGAAAQFGKISILYETLRATYGANGEVALGLVVSIVGMVGLIFGTTAGLLVARIGPRRAIVAALAAGAAMSAIQVLMPVYPLMLFSRIVEGASHLAIVVVGPTMIATLAPEKSRPLAMTLWSSFFGVTYAALALIGPYATPTGLFLGHAAYMAVLAVVLALTLPPDPKGAPAPMRNLLAQHATIYASPRLAAPAMGFCCYTFLYVAILTLLPPETPLTHRALIAAGMPLASILVSLTLGVWLLRRMSAVRLVQAGYLVAIPGFVILWAFWGNGAGMILGGFWLSAALGIVQGASFASIPELNTSADDRARAAGAVAQLGNLGTTTGTPVLAALLAATGPSGLTLAATLLCALGILLHAVQARRRGAFTI
- the uvrA gene encoding excinuclease ABC subunit UvrA, whose protein sequence is MAEQKFIEVRGAREHNLKGVDVSIPRDQLVVITGLSGSGKSSLAFDTIYAEGQRRYVESLSAYARQFLDMMGKPDVDHISGLSPAISIEQKTTSKNPRSTVGTVTEIYDYLRLLFARVGTPYSPATGLPITAMQVQDMVDAVMAMPEGTRAYLLAPIIRDRKGEYKKEFLDLRKQGFQRVKVNGTFHELEDPPTLDKKFRHNIDVVVDRIVVKEGIETRLADSFRTALNLADGIAVIELAEAKEGEAPERITYSEKFACPVSGFTIAEIEPRLFSFNAPFGACPVCDGLGMELFFDERLVVPDQNLTLMQGAIAPWSKSKSPYLTQTMEALSKHYGFNLKAKWKDLPDSVKELFLQGSKGEEIQFRYDEGGRVYQVKRVYEGIIPNMERRYRETDSAWSREEMERYQANRACGACGGYRLKPEALAVKIAKLHIGQVVQMSITEAYAWIESVADTLTKQQNEIARAILKEIRERLGFLVNVGLNYLTMSRAAGTLSGGESQRIRLASQIGSGLTGVLYVLDEPSIGLHQRDNDRLLTTLKNLRDAGNTVLVVEHDEDAIREADYVFDMGPGAGVHGGMVVSHGTPAQVAADPASLTGQYLSGVREIPVPKVRRKGSGKKLTVVGATGNNLKNVTSEFPLGMFVCVTGVSGGGKSSLTIETLFKTAASRLNGAHETPAPCETIKGFEHLDKVIDIDQRAIGRTPRSNPATYTGAFTPIRDWFAGLPESKARGYQPGRFSFNVKGGRCEACQGDGVLKIEMNFLPDVYVTCETCKGQRYNRETLEVKFKNKSIADVLDMTCEDAKDFFQAVPAIREKMDALVEVGLGYIKVGQQATTLSGGEAQRVKLSKELSRRATGRTLYILDEPTTGLHFEDVRKLLEVLHSLVDQGNTVVVIEHNLDVVKTADWVIDIGPEGGDGGGEIVATGTPEAICKVEASHTGRYLKDLLKPRRVAAE